From Methanosarcina lacustris Z-7289, one genomic window encodes:
- a CDS encoding 50S ribosomal protein L18e, which yields MGKKSQVKLIRKTNPRIVSLILTLKDGANVDSAPIWKDIAKRLEAPSRNYAAVNISKINRHTAEDDVLLIPGKVLGAGLLDHPVTVAAVTFSESAVDKITEAGGKCLSLEEIMESNPKGSGIRIFR from the coding sequence TTGGGTAAAAAATCACAGGTAAAACTAATAAGAAAAACAAATCCAAGAATCGTTTCCCTGATTCTTACCCTGAAAGATGGAGCAAATGTAGATTCTGCCCCCATCTGGAAGGATATAGCGAAACGTCTTGAGGCGCCGTCTAGAAACTATGCGGCTGTGAATATAAGCAAGATCAACAGGCACACTGCTGAAGATGATGTCCTGCTTATCCCCGGAAAAGTCCTGGGTGCAGGTCTCCTTGATCACCCCGTTACTGTTGCGGCTGTAACATTCAGCGAATCTGCAGTTGACAAAATCACTGAAGCCGGCGGCAAGTGCCTGAGTCTCGAGGAGATCATGGAATCAAATCCAAAAGGGTCCGGTATCCGGATTTTCCGCTGA
- a CDS encoding isopentenyl phosphate kinase has translation MNASTEPVILKLGGSAITDKGAYEGVVKEAALLRIAREVSGFRGKMIVVHGAGSFGHIYAKKYGLDRNFDPEGAIVTHESVKKLASRVVDALNSFGVMAIAVHPMGCTVCRNGRIESMYLDSIKLMLEKGFVPVLHGDVVMDLKLGTCILSGDQIVPYLAKELGITRIGLGSAEDGVLDMDGKPVPEITPDNFEEFRQCIGGSKSTDVTGGMLGKVLELLELSKNSSITSHIFNAGKADNIYRFLNGESIGTRISPNKRV, from the coding sequence ATGAATGCTTCAACTGAACCTGTTATCCTTAAACTCGGAGGCAGCGCCATTACTGATAAAGGTGCATATGAAGGGGTTGTAAAAGAGGCTGCCCTTCTCAGGATTGCACGGGAAGTTTCAGGCTTCCGGGGAAAAATGATTGTTGTACATGGGGCTGGCTCTTTCGGGCATATCTATGCCAAAAAATACGGGCTTGACAGGAATTTTGACCCTGAGGGAGCAATTGTAACGCATGAATCCGTAAAGAAACTCGCCTCAAGGGTAGTGGATGCCCTGAACAGTTTCGGAGTTATGGCTATTGCCGTGCATCCTATGGGCTGTACGGTTTGCAGAAACGGGCGGATAGAGAGCATGTACCTTGACAGCATAAAACTCATGCTCGAAAAAGGCTTTGTCCCCGTACTGCACGGAGACGTTGTTATGGACCTCAAACTCGGGACCTGTATCCTCTCGGGAGACCAGATAGTTCCATATCTGGCAAAGGAGCTCGGGATCACGCGGATCGGGCTGGGCTCGGCTGAGGACGGGGTGCTTGATATGGATGGAAAACCGGTGCCTGAAATCACTCCTGATAATTTTGAAGAGTTTCGACAATGTATCGGGGGGTCGAAAAGTACGGATGTTACAGGCGGAATGCTCGGGAAGGTCCTGGAACTTCTGGAACTCAGCAAAAATTCTAGTATCACTTCACATATATTCAATGCAGGAAAAGCGGATAACATTTACAGGTTCTTAAATGGGGAATCCATCGGGACCAGGATCAGTCCGAATAAAAGGGTATGA
- the rpsB gene encoding 30S ribosomal protein S2, which translates to MEEIEQTGQEEAGAQPLPEENVVAEAKPEPEKEATAKTGSVPVVSEDETVSPKEGSTSLVSIDEYLAAGIHIGTQQKTQDMMRFVYRVRTDGLYVLDIQSTDERIRVASKLLSHYDPTRILVVSSRQYGQHPARMFSRALGTRAMLGRFIPGSLTNPQMHGFFEPEVIIVTDPAGDAQVLKEASSIGVPVIALCDTNNLTSNVDLVIPTNNKGRKALSLVYWLVAREVSRLNDTPFNYEMTDFETPL; encoded by the coding sequence ATGGAGGAAATTGAGCAGACTGGGCAGGAGGAAGCCGGAGCACAGCCTTTGCCTGAAGAAAATGTCGTGGCAGAAGCAAAACCTGAACCTGAAAAGGAAGCCACAGCAAAGACCGGATCTGTGCCTGTAGTATCGGAGGACGAAACCGTTTCTCCAAAAGAAGGGTCCACATCTCTTGTGTCCATTGACGAATACCTGGCAGCAGGGATTCATATCGGGACCCAGCAGAAGACTCAGGATATGATGCGTTTCGTATACAGAGTCAGAACTGACGGGTTATACGTACTTGATATCCAGTCAACAGACGAAAGGATCAGAGTTGCATCAAAATTGTTGTCTCACTACGATCCTACCAGAATTCTTGTAGTGTCTTCAAGGCAGTATGGACAGCACCCTGCAAGAATGTTCTCAAGGGCACTTGGCACAAGGGCAATGCTCGGAAGGTTTATTCCCGGTTCACTTACAAACCCGCAGATGCACGGTTTCTTTGAACCAGAGGTAATAATTGTAACCGACCCGGCTGGAGATGCTCAGGTTTTGAAAGAAGCTTCAAGCATTGGTGTGCCTGTGATCGCACTTTGTGACACCAACAACCTTACTTCAAATGTGGACCTCGTAATCCCAACTAACAACAAGGGTAGAAAAGCTCTTTCTCTTGTCTACTGGCTGGTTGCAAGGGAAGTATCCCGACTCAATGATACCCCCTTCAATTACGAGATGACTGATTTCGAAACTCCACTTTGA
- the fni gene encoding type 2 isopentenyl-diphosphate Delta-isomerase, which translates to MINITSRRKLEHLKLCAGSSVEARGVSAGFEDVTLIHRALPELNMDELDLSVNFLGKRMLAPFLIASITGGHPDTISINAALAAAAEELGVGIGVGSQRAAIDDPAQEESFRIVRDEAPTAFVYGNVGAAQIRQYGVEGVEKLIEMIDADALAIHLNFLQEAIQPEGDRDATGCLDMISEICSVLKTPVIVKETGAGISREDALLLQKAGVSAIDVGGAGGTSWAGVEVYRAKESKDSVSERLGELFWDFGIPTVASLIESRVSLPIIATGGVRTGLDIAKSLVLGASAASAALPFVGPSLEGKESVVSVLSHMLDEFRAAMFLCGCANIQALHNAPVVVTGWTLEYLGQRGFNVKDYSVPKNTL; encoded by the coding sequence ATGATCAATATTACCTCAAGGCGAAAGCTAGAACACCTGAAGCTCTGTGCTGGAAGCTCGGTTGAAGCCCGGGGGGTCAGTGCAGGTTTTGAAGATGTGACCCTAATCCACAGGGCGCTTCCTGAATTAAACATGGATGAGCTCGACCTTTCAGTGAACTTCCTTGGAAAACGCATGCTTGCCCCATTTTTGATTGCATCTATTACAGGAGGGCACCCTGATACCATTTCTATCAATGCTGCACTAGCAGCCGCAGCCGAAGAGCTGGGAGTCGGGATAGGGGTTGGCAGCCAGAGAGCTGCAATTGATGACCCTGCTCAGGAGGAGTCTTTCAGGATTGTCAGAGATGAGGCTCCGACTGCCTTTGTCTATGGAAATGTTGGGGCTGCCCAGATTCGCCAGTACGGGGTTGAAGGGGTAGAAAAGCTCATCGAAATGATTGATGCCGATGCCCTTGCCATTCACCTTAATTTTTTACAGGAAGCCATCCAGCCCGAAGGGGATAGGGATGCCACCGGTTGCCTGGATATGATTTCTGAAATCTGTTCTGTGCTCAAAACGCCTGTGATTGTGAAAGAGACCGGCGCAGGCATTTCCAGGGAAGATGCTCTTCTCCTTCAGAAAGCTGGAGTCTCTGCGATTGATGTAGGGGGAGCTGGGGGCACCAGTTGGGCAGGAGTCGAGGTTTACAGGGCAAAAGAAAGCAAGGATTCGGTTTCCGAACGCCTCGGGGAACTTTTCTGGGACTTTGGCATTCCTACCGTTGCCAGCTTAATCGAATCCAGGGTCTCCCTTCCGATTATTGCAACAGGTGGAGTCCGGACAGGGCTTGATATCGCAAAATCCCTCGTCCTCGGAGCCAGTGCGGCAAGTGCAGCCCTGCCCTTTGTGGGACCTTCTCTTGAAGGAAAAGAATCGGTTGTCAGTGTTCTTTCCCATATGCTGGATGAATTCAGGGCTGCAATGTTTCTTTGCGGCTGTGCAAACATCCAGGCCTTGCATAATGCCCCGGTTGTTGTCACCGGATGGACACTCGAATACCTTGGGCAGCGCGGTTTTAATGTAAAAGACTATTCTGTACCCAAAAATACACTTTAA
- a CDS encoding RPA family protein produces MLKREVAKRVFAKEFEACRELEKSARFASEAADVKSPNLLISPVGLILNRVFAVGVLTELDSIGTQNEMWKARIVDPTGAFTVYAGQYQSDASIFFSTVQVPAFIALTGKARIYEPEPGSIFVSIRAEEANVVDEEIRNRWVVDTAEQTVDRLEAFSDALASGYHGETLREYLLERGISDELAEGISIAFETERDPREFAKQLRVSIREGLRALNFESEGPAGAKTDQKEFVLELLREVGGGKGVDYATFVDAAVSRGVPEELVEEVVRSLLAGGQCYEPKIGIIRLVG; encoded by the coding sequence TTGCTTAAGAGGGAAGTTGCAAAAAGGGTTTTTGCAAAGGAATTCGAAGCCTGCAGGGAGCTTGAAAAATCGGCAAGGTTCGCGTCCGAAGCAGCCGATGTGAAATCTCCTAACCTACTTATCAGTCCTGTGGGGCTTATTCTCAACCGCGTTTTTGCAGTTGGTGTGCTTACCGAACTCGACAGCATAGGCACCCAAAATGAAATGTGGAAAGCCCGGATAGTTGACCCAACTGGAGCTTTTACGGTATACGCGGGGCAGTACCAATCTGATGCTTCTATTTTCTTTTCAACGGTTCAGGTCCCTGCTTTCATAGCTCTTACCGGAAAAGCCAGAATTTACGAACCCGAACCCGGATCTATTTTTGTCTCAATCCGGGCAGAAGAGGCAAACGTTGTAGACGAAGAGATCCGCAATAGATGGGTTGTGGATACTGCAGAACAGACCGTTGACAGGCTTGAGGCTTTTTCGGATGCTCTCGCGAGTGGATACCACGGGGAAACCCTCAGGGAATATCTGCTTGAGAGGGGAATTTCCGACGAGCTTGCGGAAGGGATTTCCATTGCCTTTGAAACGGAACGCGACCCTCGGGAATTTGCAAAACAGCTAAGGGTTTCTATCAGGGAAGGGCTGAGGGCTCTTAACTTTGAATCCGAAGGTCCTGCAGGAGCCAAGACTGACCAGAAGGAGTTCGTACTTGAACTGCTCAGGGAAGTGGGCGGGGGCAAGGGAGTTGATTACGCTACTTTTGTAGATGCTGCAGTTTCAAGAGGTGTCCCTGAAGAGTTAGTAGAAGAAGTTGTCCGTTCCCTTCTTGCGGGAGGGCAGTGTTACGAGCCGAAGATCGGAATTATAAGGCTTGTAGGTTAA
- a CDS encoding 50S ribosomal protein L13 produces MTVIDANGLILGRLASTVAKQLLSGDEKVYIVNAEKAIISGSRAATFREYRETRVRGATEFGPYFPKRPDRILKRTIRGMLPYKRSRGKDAMSRLKVYVGVPYELKDTETIAIADADMRLLSSNKYMELGEVSQKLGSKF; encoded by the coding sequence ATGACGGTTATCGATGCAAATGGTCTTATTCTGGGGCGTCTTGCAAGTACAGTTGCAAAACAGTTGCTTTCAGGAGACGAAAAGGTTTATATTGTAAATGCCGAAAAAGCCATAATTTCTGGTTCAAGGGCTGCCACCTTTAGAGAGTACCGGGAGACCCGGGTAAGGGGTGCAACGGAATTTGGGCCTTACTTCCCGAAACGTCCGGACCGCATTCTGAAGAGGACTATTCGTGGCATGCTGCCCTATAAGAGATCAAGAGGCAAGGATGCAATGTCCAGGCTCAAAGTCTATGTAGGTGTCCCCTATGAACTTAAGGATACTGAAACGATCGCCATCGCAGATGCCGACATGAGGCTTCTGAGTTCCAACAAGTACATGGAGCTTGGTGAAGTGAGCCAGAAACTGGGTTCAAAGTTCTAA
- a CDS encoding 30S ribosomal protein S9 has protein sequence MVKVVNSSGKHKTATARATVMKGTGKVRINKIPLELYTPELAMMKVSEPLLIAGNEVVSGLDINVDVRGGGIIGQANAVRTAVARGIVEWTNDTIIRDNFVTYDRSLLVSDSRQKESKNFGGPGARAKYQKSYR, from the coding sequence ATGGTCAAAGTAGTAAATTCATCTGGAAAGCACAAGACTGCAACTGCACGTGCAACAGTCATGAAAGGTACCGGCAAGGTAAGGATCAACAAAATTCCGCTCGAGCTCTATACTCCTGAGCTTGCAATGATGAAGGTCTCCGAACCTCTGCTGATCGCAGGAAATGAAGTGGTCTCCGGGCTTGACATCAATGTCGATGTTCGGGGCGGCGGAATTATCGGGCAGGCTAATGCGGTAAGAACCGCTGTTGCTCGCGGGATTGTGGAATGGACAAATGACACAATCATCAGAGATAACTTCGTAACCTATGACCGCAGTTTACTTGTAAGCGATTCCAGGCAGAAAGAATCAAAGAACTTTGGTGGTCCCGGAGCAAGGGCTAAATACCAGAAATCTTACAGGTAA
- the serA gene encoding phosphoglycerate dehydrogenase has product MKVLVSDSLSNEGLEILKENFNVDVCTGLSEDELVEKIGAYHALVIRSGTQVTQRVIEAADNLKIIGRAGVGVDNVDVDAATKKGIIVANAPEGNMISAAEHTIAMMMSMSRNIPQANASLKSREWKRNKFMGVEVKGKTLGIVGLGRIGSEVAKRASGLEMNLMGYDPFISEKRAAELGVRLATVNEISKEADYITVHTPLIKETRNILDDEQFALMKPGVKIINCARGGIISEEALTRALESGKVGGAALDVFVEEPPFDNPLLKFDHVIVTPHLGASTQEAQVNVATDIAREVVSVLTGGLAKNAINIPSVKPEAMAVLAPYIRLSEIMGKIAGQLVGGNYEKVEIAYNGEISGKDTRPLTVSALKGLLEMALGSGVNYVNAPTLAKSRKIAVVESKSESAEEYSSTVSIRLTSGEMAKLVVGTVVGDEPKIVSVDEDIVDIFPAGRMIFAKHVNKPNVIGPCCLVLGKNNINISGMQVGRAEVGGVTMMVLNVDTDVSDAILDEVRQVPGILNAKLVTL; this is encoded by the coding sequence ATGAAAGTATTGGTCAGCGACTCACTCTCCAATGAAGGCTTGGAGATTTTAAAAGAAAACTTTAATGTTGATGTTTGCACCGGTCTCTCCGAAGATGAACTGGTGGAAAAAATCGGGGCTTACCATGCCCTTGTAATACGTAGCGGCACTCAGGTTACTCAGAGAGTCATCGAGGCTGCCGACAACCTGAAAATTATTGGAAGGGCAGGAGTCGGAGTCGATAATGTCGATGTGGACGCAGCCACAAAGAAAGGAATCATTGTGGCCAATGCTCCCGAAGGAAATATGATTTCGGCAGCAGAGCACACGATTGCCATGATGATGTCAATGTCCCGCAACATCCCTCAGGCAAATGCATCCCTGAAATCCAGGGAATGGAAGCGCAACAAGTTCATGGGTGTTGAAGTAAAGGGCAAGACCCTTGGAATTGTAGGGCTTGGAAGGATTGGGTCTGAGGTTGCAAAGAGGGCTTCAGGGCTTGAAATGAACCTTATGGGGTATGATCCTTTCATTTCTGAGAAGCGGGCTGCCGAACTTGGAGTTAGGCTTGCTACTGTGAATGAAATCTCTAAAGAGGCCGACTACATAACTGTGCATACTCCTCTTATTAAAGAAACCAGAAACATTTTAGATGACGAGCAGTTTGCCCTTATGAAACCCGGGGTCAAGATCATAAACTGTGCCCGCGGCGGTATCATCAGCGAAGAAGCCCTGACAAGAGCCCTTGAAAGCGGAAAGGTCGGCGGGGCAGCCCTGGATGTTTTTGTTGAGGAACCACCTTTTGACAACCCTCTTCTGAAATTTGACCACGTCATTGTAACTCCGCATCTAGGTGCCTCCACACAGGAAGCCCAGGTTAATGTTGCAACCGACATCGCCAGGGAAGTCGTATCCGTCCTTACTGGCGGGCTTGCAAAGAATGCAATCAATATCCCCTCAGTGAAGCCCGAAGCTATGGCAGTTCTTGCTCCATACATCAGGCTCTCGGAGATCATGGGTAAAATTGCAGGGCAGCTTGTAGGCGGCAATTACGAAAAGGTAGAAATCGCGTACAATGGGGAAATTTCCGGAAAAGACACCAGACCCCTTACAGTCTCCGCTCTCAAAGGGCTGCTTGAAATGGCTCTCGGATCCGGGGTAAATTACGTCAATGCTCCTACTCTTGCAAAGTCCAGAAAGATCGCAGTAGTGGAAAGTAAGTCCGAATCGGCAGAAGAGTATTCTTCAACTGTCAGTATCAGGCTCACCAGTGGAGAAATGGCGAAGCTGGTTGTCGGAACTGTTGTCGGAGACGAGCCCAAGATTGTTTCCGTTGATGAGGACATCGTTGACATCTTCCCCGCAGGCCGTATGATTTTTGCCAAACACGTTAACAAACCGAACGTTATAGGTCCCTGCTGCCTGGTTCTTGGTAAAAACAACATCAACATTTCAGGCATGCAGGTCGGAAGGGCAGAAGTTGGAGGCGTGACCATGATGGTGCTTAACGTGGATACCGATGTCTCTGATGCAATCCTTGATGAGGTCAGGCAGGTCCCTGGAATCCTCAATGCCAAGCTTGTGACCCTTTGA
- a CDS encoding DNA-directed RNA polymerase subunit K — translation MVKEKYTRFERARIVGARALQIAMGAPVLVEDDGRLDPLGVAMAELKAGVIPITVKRKQR, via the coding sequence TTGGTCAAGGAAAAGTATACCCGGTTCGAGCGTGCACGAATTGTAGGTGCAAGAGCATTGCAGATTGCAATGGGGGCTCCTGTCCTGGTTGAAGATGACGGGCGGCTGGACCCCCTGGGTGTAGCTATGGCAGAGTTGAAGGCCGGAGTTATTCCTATAACGGTCAAACGTAAGCAAAGATAA
- a CDS encoding mevalonate kinase, translated as MVSCSAPGKIYLFGEHAVVYGETAIACAVELRTRVRAELNNSIVIQSQIGRTGIDFDKHPYVSAVIEKMREFVPIKGVFLTIDSDIPVGSGLGSSAAVTIASIGALNELFGCGLSLENIAKLGHEIEIRVQGAASPTDTYVSTFGGVVTIPERRKLKTPDCGIVIGDTGVFSSTKELVANVRQLRESYPELIGPLMASIGKISRIGETLVLSGDYVSIGRLMNVNQGLLDALGVNILELSSLIYSARAAGAFGAKITGAGGGGCMVALTAPQKSIQVAEAIANAGGKVTITKPTEQGLKVD; from the coding sequence ATGGTTTCATGTTCTGCGCCCGGTAAAATCTATCTTTTCGGAGAGCATGCGGTTGTTTACGGAGAAACCGCGATAGCATGTGCGGTAGAATTGAGAACCCGGGTGCGGGCAGAGTTAAACAATTCCATAGTTATCCAGTCACAAATTGGTAGGACAGGGATTGATTTTGATAAACACCCCTACGTTTCTGCAGTTATTGAAAAAATGAGGGAATTTGTACCCATAAAGGGGGTCTTTCTAACTATTGATTCCGATATCCCTGTGGGTTCAGGGCTTGGGTCGTCTGCTGCGGTGACAATTGCAAGCATAGGCGCTCTTAATGAGCTGTTTGGCTGTGGTCTCTCCCTTGAAAATATTGCAAAACTTGGGCATGAAATCGAAATCCGGGTGCAGGGGGCAGCAAGCCCGACTGATACTTATGTTTCTACTTTCGGAGGGGTTGTCACCATCCCGGAACGGAGAAAGTTAAAAACACCTGACTGTGGAATTGTGATAGGGGATACCGGGGTTTTTTCTTCCACAAAAGAGCTTGTGGCAAATGTCAGGCAGCTTCGAGAGAGCTATCCTGAGTTGATCGGACCTCTTATGGCTTCGATTGGTAAAATCTCCCGAATTGGGGAAACCCTTGTACTTTCAGGGGATTATGTTTCCATTGGCAGGCTCATGAATGTAAACCAGGGACTGCTTGATGCTCTTGGAGTAAATATCCTTGAGCTTTCAAGTTTAATCTATTCAGCAAGGGCAGCAGGAGCTTTCGGGGCAAAGATTACGGGAGCCGGAGGCGGTGGCTGTATGGTTGCACTTACGGCACCTCAAAAGTCCATACAGGTAGCTGAAGCCATTGCAAATGCAGGTGGTAAGGTCACTATTACAAAACCCACGGAACAGGGACTGAAGGTCGACTGA
- a CDS encoding DNA-directed RNA polymerase subunit N — MIPVRCFSCGKVISNYWDEYKRRVNDGEDAAAVMDDLGITRYCCRRMFLSHVELVDVLSPYQ; from the coding sequence ATGATCCCAGTCCGATGTTTCTCATGTGGAAAAGTAATCTCTAATTATTGGGATGAGTACAAAAGACGCGTCAACGATGGCGAAGACGCGGCTGCCGTAATGGATGATCTTGGGATCACCCGTTATTGCTGTCGTAGAATGTTCCTCAGCCACGTCGAACTTGTTGACGTGCTTTCCCCGTACCAGTAA
- a CDS encoding DUF2240 family protein, with protein sequence MEELKRVVSAPFKKNLAGSLPEKDFEFSLAFDLKWFSPKTASEVKSRALEAGLLSLKDGALSPCFDVESVRLPHAFKPPENFLELKEKPGKSGNSSAGRHREELSFEQILDFVSADTGVNRQRLVSEINSMQDRLAYLVDIRIVALIVAKKFGCDIDGVLGKVSRVVLGSLDYA encoded by the coding sequence ATGGAAGAACTTAAACGTGTTGTTTCGGCTCCCTTTAAAAAAAATCTTGCAGGTTCTCTCCCGGAAAAAGATTTTGAATTTTCCCTTGCATTTGACCTGAAATGGTTTTCCCCGAAGACCGCTTCTGAGGTAAAGAGCCGTGCCCTTGAAGCAGGCTTGCTGTCCCTTAAGGACGGTGCACTTTCACCCTGTTTTGATGTTGAGAGTGTCCGGCTTCCCCATGCCTTTAAGCCGCCAGAAAATTTTCTCGAACTCAAAGAGAAACCCGGAAAATCAGGTAACTCTTCTGCAGGGCGCCACAGGGAAGAACTCTCCTTTGAACAGATCCTTGACTTTGTTTCCGCGGACACGGGAGTGAACAGGCAACGGCTTGTTTCCGAAATCAATTCCATGCAGGACCGGCTTGCTTATCTTGTGGATATCCGGATAGTGGCACTTATTGTGGCAAAGAAGTTCGGATGTGACATAGATGGGGTACTTGGAAAAGTTTCCAGGGTGGTTCTTGGCTCACTCGATTACGCATAA
- a CDS encoding MEMO1 family protein, with protein MEMRQPAVAGQFYPLHCDNLEKELTRCFEGLEIRERDVLGAVCPHAGYIYSGKVAAHAYATLPEADTYIFFGPNHTGYGSPISVSRDTWKTPMGTIDVDLELADGFLGSIVDADELGHTYEHSIEVQLPFLQYRFGRDFKILPICMGMQDEKTAVEVGNLVADLVSESGKRAVIIASSDFTHYETAERARETDDEVIGAILNLDVSGMYERLYRRNASVCGFGPIAAMLSASLKLGGSRATLLKYANSGDVSGDMSAVVGYAAIIVE; from the coding sequence TTGGAAATGAGACAGCCAGCAGTTGCAGGGCAGTTCTATCCCCTGCATTGTGATAATCTGGAGAAAGAACTTACACGATGTTTCGAAGGTCTGGAGATCCGGGAACGAGATGTTTTGGGGGCTGTTTGCCCACATGCCGGATATATTTATTCCGGGAAAGTGGCTGCACACGCCTACGCAACTCTCCCTGAAGCTGATACCTATATCTTTTTTGGCCCCAACCATACTGGGTACGGTTCACCAATATCAGTATCTCGGGATACGTGGAAAACTCCCATGGGAACTATTGATGTTGACCTTGAGCTCGCCGATGGCTTTCTCGGGAGCATCGTTGATGCAGATGAACTGGGGCACACATACGAGCATTCTATTGAAGTCCAGCTTCCTTTTCTTCAGTACCGTTTCGGGCGGGATTTTAAAATTCTTCCTATCTGCATGGGCATGCAGGACGAAAAAACGGCAGTTGAGGTGGGGAACCTTGTTGCTGACCTTGTTTCTGAAAGCGGGAAACGTGCGGTCATCATAGCGTCCAGTGATTTCACTCACTACGAAACTGCAGAACGCGCAAGGGAGACGGATGACGAAGTTATAGGTGCCATCCTGAATCTCGATGTCTCAGGTATGTATGAACGCCTCTATAGAAGAAATGCTTCTGTATGCGGATTTGGGCCTATTGCAGCAATGCTTTCGGCTTCTCTAAAGCTTGGAGGGTCCAGGGCAACTCTTCTTAAATATGCAAATAGCGGGGATGTTTCAGGAGATATGAGTGCAGTTGTCGGGTACGCTGCAATTATTGTGGAGTAA